One Pseudanabaena sp. FACHB-2040 DNA segment encodes these proteins:
- a CDS encoding baseplate J/gp47 family protein, whose translation MAEPNFIERDPTTIEAQALATFEAALGKSLLPGQPERLLLNGLVYREALTRIGIQYAAEQNLVNYAVDNRLDQLGALLGVIRLPAAAARVTLRFSRAAAPASLLIPQGTRVGVSGSEMRFATVEAATIPANGTSVNVVAQAASTGTAGNGFTAGQISEMLDAIATVSAANITTSNGGTDIETDERLRTRIKLAPNQFSVAGSKGAYKYWALTASPTVVDVAVLGPEDRGGVGPVLVQVYPLTSTGLPSAEILQAVQSVLSGDTIRPLTDEVSVLAPTAVGYTITASITLYRTADATALTAQLNAAAQAFATAKRAKLGQDIIRSQIIAALSLAGVYQVTLSTPATDLVITPSQWANCTAVTITIAGSNDG comes from the coding sequence TTGGCTGAACCAAACTTTATTGAGCGCGACCCGACTACCATTGAAGCCCAGGCCCTAGCAACCTTTGAGGCGGCGCTGGGTAAATCGCTGCTGCCAGGCCAGCCAGAGCGCCTACTGCTCAACGGCTTGGTCTACCGCGAGGCCCTAACCCGCATTGGCATTCAGTACGCAGCTGAGCAAAACCTGGTCAATTACGCCGTGGACAACCGGCTTGATCAGCTGGGGGCACTGCTGGGAGTGATTCGACTGCCTGCAGCAGCTGCCCGGGTGACGTTGCGCTTTAGCCGAGCAGCTGCTCCTGCTTCCCTGCTGATTCCGCAGGGCACGCGGGTAGGCGTTTCTGGCTCAGAGATGCGCTTTGCCACCGTCGAGGCAGCAACAATTCCAGCCAATGGGACCAGCGTTAATGTTGTGGCTCAAGCCGCGAGCACCGGCACGGCTGGCAATGGGTTCACCGCTGGCCAAATCAGCGAGATGCTCGATGCGATCGCCACCGTATCAGCAGCCAACATCACCACCAGCAACGGCGGCACCGACATCGAAACCGACGAGCGGCTGCGTACCCGCATTAAGCTGGCTCCCAACCAGTTTTCAGTAGCTGGCTCAAAGGGGGCCTATAAGTATTGGGCGCTCACAGCTAGCCCAACGGTGGTTGATGTGGCTGTGCTGGGGCCTGAGGACCGAGGCGGGGTCGGCCCTGTGCTGGTGCAGGTCTACCCGCTCACCAGCACAGGACTACCTAGCGCAGAGATTTTGCAGGCCGTCCAATCGGTGCTCAGTGGAGACACAATTCGGCCGCTGACAGACGAGGTGAGTGTCCTGGCTCCAACGGCTGTGGGCTACACCATCACGGCCAGCATCACCCTGTATCGCACTGCTGATGCAACCGCGCTCACGGCTCAACTCAATGCCGCAGCCCAGGCCTTTGCCACCGCTAAGCGGGCAAAGCTAGGGCAGGACATCATCCGTAGCCAAATCATCGCTGCACTGAGTCTGGCAGGAGTCTATCAGGTCACGCTCAGCACGCCTGCCACCGACCTGGTGATTACTCCCAGCCAGTGGGCTAACTGCACCGCCGTCACCATCACCATTGCGGGGTCAAATGACGGCTAG
- a CDS encoding GPW/gp25 family protein, with translation MFDVWGGLRRSGGQLMTTAALEAWWQGKLAEVDPTLATNGIDAVWWSFAVGRSGIVQDATDLDQAIKIILATPYGSDPHRPDFASNIWLYIDYPVPRATPHVVRESMLAVETWEPRVELESVSVNPYRPNQAALTINAQWTIGSVEGQTEVAIG, from the coding sequence GTGTTTGATGTTTGGGGTGGTCTACGCCGCTCTGGGGGGCAACTGATGACTACTGCGGCCCTAGAAGCGTGGTGGCAGGGAAAGCTAGCCGAGGTCGATCCGACCCTGGCGACCAACGGCATCGATGCCGTCTGGTGGAGCTTTGCTGTGGGCAGGAGCGGCATTGTGCAAGATGCCACCGACCTGGATCAGGCAATCAAAATCATTTTGGCCACGCCCTACGGCAGCGACCCGCACCGACCTGACTTCGCCAGCAACATCTGGCTCTACATCGACTATCCGGTACCTCGGGCCACGCCCCATGTGGTCCGTGAGTCGATGCTGGCCGTGGAGACCTGGGAGCCCAGGGTTGAGCTTGAGTCTGTTTCAGTCAATCCGTATCGCCCTAACCAAGCAGCTTTGACCATCAACGCCCAGTGGACTATTGGCTCAGTAGAAGGGCAGACGGAGGTGGCCATTGGCTGA
- a CDS encoding phage baseplate assembly protein V, producing MSLHFGRISAIDSAKCTARVNVAELGMESYWLPVLQFRAGANQAYWMPSVGELVCCLLDEKGEGGAILGGCYSEADPPPASSANQLHILTGKVVIKGDVDLTGTLKISGSGNAINGKQMAVIGAADNAGHSIVSSGQ from the coding sequence GTGAGCCTTCATTTTGGCCGCATCAGCGCTATAGATTCAGCCAAATGTACGGCGCGAGTCAACGTGGCCGAGCTGGGCATGGAGAGCTACTGGCTGCCCGTGTTGCAGTTCCGCGCTGGGGCAAATCAGGCCTACTGGATGCCGTCAGTGGGTGAGCTGGTCTGCTGCTTGCTTGATGAGAAAGGCGAAGGCGGGGCAATTCTGGGCGGCTGTTACTCCGAAGCTGATCCGCCGCCGGCGAGCAGCGCCAACCAGCTGCACATCCTCACCGGAAAAGTAGTCATCAAGGGCGATGTAGACCTCACCGGCACACTCAAAATCAGTGGCAGCGGCAATGCGATCAACGGCAAGCAGATGGCCGTAATCGGCGCTGCAGACAACGCAGGGCACTCTATCGTTAGCTCTGGTCAATAG
- a CDS encoding site-specific integrase — protein MNNLAIAPQTPGHLVPQQASSDDHLIELWLAGFDSPSTRKAYTSAINRLRKWLGAVGLRQVTASDLVDYRDSFKASWSDATRNQHLAAIKSLWSFGCDLCYLPFNVPHAVYKLKKPRPVTAERILTEKEMLKAIQLEPDPGAQIFLRILYGTGIRASEAISLRWCDFQRRGNRVFLQVQNGKGGQFREIGCPPKLYQELMARQSPTASGSELVFGVPYIHAYRWVKQALTRIGKPEASPHWARHCHAVVSHEHGADWHSIARQLGHKRASFTMDRYGHFTGKASSDYIDC, from the coding sequence ATGAATAATCTAGCGATCGCACCCCAAACCCCCGGCCATCTGGTTCCCCAGCAGGCCAGCTCCGACGACCACCTGATTGAGCTTTGGCTGGCGGGCTTCGATTCTCCCAGCACCCGCAAAGCCTATACCAGCGCCATTAATCGGCTGCGGAAGTGGCTTGGCGCTGTGGGCCTGCGCCAGGTCACCGCCTCCGACCTGGTGGACTACCGCGATAGCTTTAAAGCCAGCTGGAGCGACGCTACCCGCAACCAGCACCTGGCGGCCATCAAAAGCCTGTGGAGCTTCGGCTGCGACCTGTGCTACCTGCCCTTCAACGTCCCCCACGCGGTCTACAAGCTCAAAAAGCCGCGCCCGGTTACAGCAGAGCGCATTCTGACCGAGAAGGAAATGCTCAAAGCCATCCAGTTAGAGCCTGACCCAGGAGCCCAAATCTTTCTACGAATTTTGTACGGAACTGGCATCAGAGCCAGCGAGGCTATTAGCCTGCGGTGGTGCGACTTTCAGCGCCGTGGGAATCGAGTTTTTCTGCAGGTTCAAAACGGCAAAGGTGGGCAGTTTCGAGAAATCGGCTGCCCCCCAAAACTGTACCAAGAGCTGATGGCCCGCCAAAGCCCCACGGCAAGCGGTTCTGAGCTGGTTTTTGGGGTGCCCTATATCCACGCCTACAGGTGGGTGAAGCAGGCCCTCACCCGCATCGGCAAACCCGAGGCCTCTCCTCACTGGGCCAGGCACTGTCACGCAGTGGTCAGCCACGAGCACGGAGCAGATTGGCACTCAATCGCCCGCCAGCTGGGCCATAAGCGGGCCTCATTCACGATGGACCGCTATGGCCACTTCACCGGAAAGGCCAGCTCTGACTATATCGACTGCTAA
- a CDS encoding HU family DNA-binding protein, which yields MNKGELVDKVSEKASVTKKEADAIISAIIDSIVEAVADGQKVTLVGFGSFEPRSRAEREGRNPKTGDTMVIPASVVPAFSAGKLFKDRLKPEPEPVAAAPAKGKGKK from the coding sequence ATGAACAAGGGCGAACTCGTAGACAAAGTTTCAGAGAAGGCATCGGTCACGAAGAAGGAGGCCGATGCCATTATCAGCGCGATTATTGACTCCATCGTAGAGGCCGTTGCTGACGGCCAGAAGGTTACCCTGGTAGGCTTTGGTTCCTTCGAGCCGCGCTCTCGGGCCGAGCGAGAGGGCCGCAATCCCAAAACTGGCGACACGATGGTCATCCCAGCCAGCGTAGTACCGGCATTCTCGGCAGGTAAACTGTTCAAAGACCGACTCAAGCCGGAACCCGAGCCGGTGGCCGCCGCTCCAGCCAAGGGCAAAGGCAAAAAGTAG